The Flavobacteriales bacterium genomic sequence TGAGCATCGGTGTGATCACCGTGTTCATGGGATACAAAGCGACATCCGTTCAGCTGTCGTACGAGTTTGCCAGTCTGCTTCCCAAAGACGATACCACCAGCATTGAATACCAACGGTTCAAGGACCTGTTCGGGGAAGACGGCAATGTACTCGTGATCGGTGTTCAGAATGACCACATGTATGACCTGGCCAATTACCAGGCATGGTATGATCTGGGTGAGACACTGCGGGAAACAGACGGCATTGAGGAAGTGGTATCCATCTCCCGTTTGTATACCATTACCAAGAATGAGGAGAAAAAGAAGTTCGAGTTCAAGCCATTGGTTGCTCACAGGCCCGAGACCCAGGCTGAAGTGGACAGCATCAAGGAAGCCATTCACAACCTGCCTTTTTACGAAGACATCCTGTACCGGAAGAATGGTGCCACATTGATGGCCATCACCCTGGATCGCAACCAACTGAACAGCAAGTCCCGCATCACCCTCGTGGATAACATCGTGAAGCATGCTCAGGCCTTTGAGAACAATCGGAACATCAAGGTTCACTACTCCGGTCTGCCTTTCATCCGAACCGCCATCACGGCCAAGGTGAAGAAAGAGCTTAACCTGTTCCTTTTCCTGGCCATCGGTGTAACCGCTACCATCCTGTTCCTGTTTTTCCGTTCCATCATGCCCGTGGTCTTTTCCATGCTGGTGGTGATCATCGGTGTAGTATGGTCTTTCGGAACCATCGGACTGCTGGGATACAAGATTACCATTCTTACAGGTCTGATTCCGCCCTTGATCATTGTGATCGGCATACCCAACTGCATTTTCCTGCTCAATACCTACCACAGGGAATACAAGAAACACGGAAACCAGATCACAGGTCTCAGCCGCGTTATCCGCAAGATAGGATCCGCCATCCTGATGACCAATGTGACCACCGCCTGCGGATTCGCTACCTTCTCCATCACCGAAAGTTCTGTGTTGAAGGAATTCGGAATTGTGGCGTCTACCAACATCATGATGATTTTCCTTCTCTCCCTGCTGATGATCCCCACGATCTTCAGTTACCTGAAACCGCCGGAGGAGAAGCACACCAAACACCTTGACAACCGAAGGGTGAAGACATTCGTGGAGAGACTGATCCTGCTTATCAGCAAGCGCCGTGCTTTTGTTTACGGTTTTACATTTTCGCTGCTGGTGGTTGTGGTGATCGGAATCACCAAAATGCATACGACCGGGAACATTGTGGATGACCTTCCCAAGGACGATCCGGTATATGTGGATCTGAAATTCTTCGAAGAACATTTCAGCGGTGTGATGCCCTTTGAAGTTTACATTGATACCGGCAAAAAGAAGGGTGTGATGCAGTTGAACAAGATGAAGAAAATCGAGCAACTGCAGAAACTGATCGCTTCGTATCCGGAATTCTCAAGACCTCTTTCGGTGGTGGATGTGGTGAAGTTTTCGAAACAGGCGTATTACAACGGCAACCCGAAAATGTTCGCTCTGCCCACGGGCGACAGCGAGATGAGCTTCATCGCCAAATATGCTCCCAAGGACTCTGCGGGTTCGAATCCGCTGAAATCCTTCATTGACAGCACACGGCAGATCACCCGCGTAAGTGCACAAATGGCCGATATCGGAACCACTCAGATCAAGCGTATCCGCGACGACATCCGCCCGAAGATCGATTCCATCTTCGATCCCAGCAAGTATAAAGTGGTGCTTACCGGTACCAGCATCGTTTTTCTCAAAGGCACCGATTACCTGGTCAACAGCCTCTTCGTAAGTGTGACTCTGGCCGTATTGCTGATCTCCTTCTTCATGGCTTTGTTGTTCCGTTCCTTCAGGATGGTACTCATTTCCCTTGTGCCCAACATGATCCCGTTGTTGCTGACAGCCGCCCTCATGGGTTATCTCGACATCGCCATCAAACCTTCTACTGTACTTGTATTCAGCATTGCTTTCGGAATTTCGGTGGATGATACCATTCACTTCCTGGCAAAATACCGGCAGGAGCTGAAGATCTATGACGGCAACATCAAACAATCGGTACTCGCCGCGTTACGCGATGTAGGCGTTAGCATGATGTATACGTCCATTATCCTGTTCTTCGGCTTCGGTATCTTTGCTGCTTCAAAGTTTGGCGGTACCATGGCACTGGGTGTGTTGATCGCCATCACCCTGCTGATCGCCATGTTCTCTAACCTGATTCTTCTACCATCCTTGTTGCTTTCACTCGATAAAGCCATCACATCCAAAGCTTTCAGGGAAGAACCGTTTATCGAGATCTACGACGAAGAGGAAGACATTGATCTGAATGAATTGACCATCCATCGCTTTTCTGGAGAGCAGGAAACAAGCAGGGAAGCCAGGGCTGGTGAATCGTAACATTTCTGCATGCCAATAGCCGGCATACAGCTACATAAGCCCACAAAATGAAAGGAATTATACTTGCCGGAGGTTCCGGTACCCGCCTTCATCCGCTGACCAAGGTCATCAGCAAACAACTGATGCCGGTATACGATAAACCCATGGTGTATTACCCGTTGAGCACACTGATGCTGGCAGGTATCCGTGATGTGCTTATTATTTCCACCCCACATGACATGCCCTTTTTCCAGCAACTTCTGGGAGATGGCTCACAATGGGGTTGCAATTTTGAGTACCGTGTGCAGGAAGTTCCGAACGGACTGGCACAGGCCTTCGTGATTGGTGCTGATTTCGTGGGTAACGATCCTGCGGCGCTGATCCTTGGCGACAATATTTTTTACGGCGCCGGCATGTCCAAAAAACTACAGGCCATGCAGCATCCCGACGGAGGGATCGTATTCGCCTACCATGTGTCAGACCCCGAAAGGTATGGGGTAGTGGAATTCGACGCGAACGGCGTGGCAGTGTCCATCGAAGAGAAACCTGCCAAACCCAAGTCGAGCTATGCGGTGCCCGGACTCTACTTCTACGACAACCGGGTGGTTGACATTGCCAAGAACCTGAAACCCAGTGCCCGCGGCGAATACGAGATCACAGATGTGAACAAGCAATACCTGGCCGATGGCAAACTCCAGGTGGCGGTGCTTGATCGCGGAACGGCATGGCTGGATACCGGCACCTTTGATTCCCTGATGCAGGCAGGTCAGTATGTGCAGGTGATAGAGAAACGCCAGGGGCTGAAAATCGGATGTGTGGAGGAAGTGGCATGGCGCATGAAATACATCAACGATGATGCGTTGGTACAACTGGCAGAACCGCTCACAAAAAGCGGTTACGGAACCTATCTCATGAAGTTGCTCAATGCCTGATACAAGCCCCATTTCGGATTGGCAAAAGGAGATCGCCATTGCCTGTGAACAATACCAACCCGGGGTAGAACCCGCAGGCTTGTACGAACCCATTCGTTACATTCTCGGACTGGGTGGCAAGCGGCTCAGACCCGTGCTCGTGCTGGCTGCATGTGACCTGATGGGTGGCAACCCGTATGATGCCATTGCGCCCGCACTCGGAATCGAACTCTTTCACAATTTCACCCTGATGCATGACGATATCATGGATCAGGCACCGCTCAGGCGTAACAAGGCCACCGTGCACGCGAGGTGGAATATCAATACAGCCATTCTTTCCGGTGACGCCATGCTGGTGAAAGCATACCAGCAATTTGAAGCATGTGCCCCGGAGGTCTATGGCAATGTCATGAAACTGTTTTCCAAAACTGCGTTGGAAGTATGCGAAGGACAACAGCTGGATATGGACTTTGAAGCCAGGGAAGACGTGGCGCTGGACGAATACATGCACATGATCCTCATGAAAACGGCAGTGTTACTCGCTGCCAGCTTGAAGATCGGTGCGTACGTGGCGGATGCGTCTGAAAGGGATGCAGATGCGCTGTACGAATTCGGCTTGTACAACGGACTGGCTTTTCAGCTGATGGACGACTGGCTGGATGTTTTTGGTGATAGCGGTGAAGTGGGGAAACAAGTGGGTGGAGATATCCTGGCCAACAAAAAAACATGGTTCTGGTTGTCTGTGTTGAAACACGGCACTGAGGAACAAAAAGCTTTGTTGAAAAAATGGTCTGCCATCCATGACCAACCCGATGAGAAGGTGGCCGTGATCCGTGATCTTTTTCTCAGCCTGTCCCTGGATCAGATGGGGCTCTCAGAAATGAAACGTTACCATCAGAAGGCTTTCCAGTCACTCGACTCCGTGTCCGTTCCCGATGAGCGGAAAGAACCCATGCGGAGTTACTTTTCTGCCCTGCTCAGCAGAACCAAATAAAAAAAGCCCCCCGTCATGCGACGGAAGGCTTTTCTGTTTTCATTCGGATTCTTCTTACAACCCTTTCACAAGACGAATGACTTTCTGCGCCTGTGTGTCTGTAGCGATCAAGCGTACCATGTACACGCCGTCGGGCAGACCAGCCAGACTGATCCTGTGTGTGCCGGATGGCAGGTTGCGTTTCACGATCACTGTCTCGCCGATCAGGTTGATCACTTCCATCTGAAGTGTACCCTTTCCTTCGATGCTCAGGTTCACCTGGTCACCGGCAGGGTTGGGGAAGAGCCTGAGGGCCACATCCTGTCCCACCTGTGCGATGCCTACATTCAGCACGGTCAGCGGAGAAGACTCGCCGGTACAACCGTTGGCGTCGGTCACCTTCACGGTGTACACGCCGTTCACATTCGGAACGTAAGTATCGTTGGTAGCACCGCTGATGAGTGCGCCGTCACGGAACCACTGATAGGTATGTGTTCCGGTGATGCCCGAAATGAACAGGGTACCGTTGACATCCTGTGTGATGGTAGGGGTCGGCAGCGGGTTCACGCTGATGGATGTGCTGGTGTTGCCCGTGCATCCGCCGCTGGCGGTTACCGTTACACTGTAAGTGGTATTGGCAGTCGGGTTCACAGTAACAGTCTGGGTGGTTGCACCTGTAGACCATTGGTAAGCGGTATATCCGCTACCGGCATCCATGTTCACCGCATCGCCTGCACACACCGTTGAATTGTCTGCGGAGATGGTCGGGTTCACACCGTTGGGATCCACGGTGGCCACCACTTCCACGCGCTCGCTCACGCATTCCTTCTCCTGGATCTCCCAGTCGTAGAAATAGTAGTAGTATCCATCCGAACCGGCATTGGTACCTGTGATGGACACCACACCGCCTACGTTGAGGGGGAAGGTACTGCCGGCATCATTCCGGTAGAGGTCCACGTCTGAAGGCGTGGTGGTCGGATCACCGGTACACTTGATGAAATAATTGGTACCGGGTTGCAGGTAGAAGTCGAGGGTCACACGGCTCTCACCCGCAGGGATGGTAACGGTTTTGGAAGCATATACCGGACCGGTATCACTGCCTTGCAGCACCTCGATCAGGCGGTCGCCTGCGGTGTTGGCATACACCTTCACGGTGCGCAGGTATACCGATGAAGTTACATCGAAGAACAAACCGCGCAGGTCATTGGCGGTGAAATAGCCACCCGTACCGATGGTGTTATCGGCCGGCCCGCCTTTCACCTTTGCCTTCTCATCCACGGCCTCCACCCAGTAACTGGTTGTGGAAGACACCGAAGGCGAGTATGGGCTGCCGGTGTACAGCAGGTTGCCCCCGTTGGCAGCGTCGTACCAATTGTACTTGTTACCGGAACCGGAAGCCGAAAGGTTCACCGTACCTGAGCCGCAGACCTGGTCGCCCTGAGTGGTGGGCGGACTGAGCAGGCTGATGGTCACATAAGACGTCTTGGTGTCGGTGTTTTGTCCATAGGCATTGGTAGCGGTCAGCTTCACGGTGAAGGTACCGCTGGCGGTATATGTGTGAGACGGGTTTTGTTGTGTGGAGGAAGCGCCGTCACCGAAATCCCATGCCCATGAAGTAGGGGCGAAGGTACTCTTGTCGGTGAACTGCACCTTGCCGTCGCAGCTGGCGGTTACGTCGGCCACGAAATCGGGTTCGGGGGCCACGTTGCACTGAACGGGATCACCCACACCCACTGCATACCATGCATTGGCGGTTTGCGCATATTCATTGGAGCAATCACCATAAAGATCTTTGGCTGCCTGCAATGAATAGTAGCGTGAATCAGCGTAGTTGGAGTTGGAACTCAGGTACACCGTCAGGTTGCGGAAGGCGATGTTTTCCGCTTTCTCACGGCCGATGCCCGTTACCTGGTATGCATTGCCGTTGTCGTTGGTTCCTGATTTTCCTTCCGACAGCAGGTAGTACCAATGGTTTTGTACACCGCTGTTGGTGTGTACACCGCCGTTGTCGTTCGAGCTGGTTTCCCAATAGGTTCCTTTATAGGTATCGGGGTTTGAATAGGTGTTCGGATTGCTCATGGAGCGGAAGGCACCGATGTCTTCAGCAATCAGGTAATCGCCGCGGCTGGGCGTAGCGTACCATTCCACCGCAGTTCCGAAGATGTCGCTGAAGGATTCGTTCAACGCACCGGATTCATTCTGGTACACGAGATTGGCGCTTTCGCTTGTGAGCCCGTGTGCCACTTCATGACAACCGATATCGATGGTGGTAAGTGGATCACCGTTGCCATCACCGTACCGCATGTACTGGCCGTTCCAGGAGGCATTGACCCATCCGTTGTCCCAGTGTACATAACCGAGCAGTTTGAAGCCGTTGCCATCAATGCTGTTGCGGTTGTGGCGTTTCTTCAGGTAATCGTACATCATTTCAGCGGCGAAGTGCGCGCTGGTGCCTGCATCATCCGCATTGGCGGTGGAGGTCCAGTTGTTATCGGAATCGGTGAAATCCACAGCGCCTCCGGTTGAAGTGCCATGCTGGGCGTTGTAGGTTTGGATACCGTTGCCACGCCCGGCTTCGCGCAGGCGGTAAGAGCCGTTGTAGCTGTCGGTGATGATGGTTTGTGTGCCGTCATAACGTGTCTTGGCTGTTCCGGTCGCATCCGCTGTATGGATGAGGTCGTTGCGGGCAATGATCTCTCCGGTTTGTGCATCCACATACAGTTCCCACCGGCCGTCGGGTTCCATGGCCCAGATGTTGTATTTGTAGGCCAGCCGGAAATCACCGGAAGAAGCGTCGAAGTTCGGCGCCACGATCCACAGTTCGGCTTTCGGGGAGAAGTCGAGTGTGGGATCTTCAAAAACCTTTCTCAGGTTTTCGATTTCCGTCTGGTCTTGCCAGATGTACTTGGTGGCACCGGCGAAGCCCAGGGCAGATTGGAGGGCCGAAGCTTCAGGCACCGAAGGGGTCACGTTGATGTTACCCAGGTCATAGTACAATCCGTTGATAGACCGCACGGTTCCATTAAGGACGTGCGCCCGGAATTCTCCACCCTGCACAGGAATGCCTTTGTACAACTGTTGGTACTTTTCGTGCTGGTATCCCATTGCATCCGGTTCGGTTTTCACCAACTGATAGGCATCGCTGGGTTTGGCTTGCACGGTGGAAAGGATGAGTTCCATTCCGGATTTGTTTGCGTGTCGCGCTGATGCGTCGTCGAAGCTGACGAACAAAGGTCTGCTGGATCGACTGGGATCCACGCGGACCACGGTCGCATCAGGGACAAGGGTTGCGGCAGCTTGCCCTGTGATCTCCTGGGCGTGAAGAAGGCCGGAGCTCATGGCAAGAATGCACAGGGATGCAATACATCCCGTGGGTATGCTTGTTTTCATAGCAAAACAGGTTAGTTAAAAATCACTCACTTGAGAAATGAAAAGACTCAACTGCAATTGTTGGGGGAGAATGCAAGAAAAAAATTTTTTCCCGGAAATCCTACATAGGCCCAATAAAATTTTGCCAGATCGATATAAACTTTACCCTTATTCTACAAGGTTCTGACAAGATTCTTCCAGGTCGGTGTGTACGAAGGTGAAACCGTCGGTCAAACATTTGGCGCAGGAAACGCTGCTTCCTTCAAGTACGATCACGGCTTTTCGTCCGAGTACTATCTTCAGCAGGAATGCCGGAACGGCCGGCAGGAAGTGAGGCTTGCCGGCAACTTTTGCCAGTGCACGGGAGAATTCGAGCTGGGTGGTCGGGTTCGGACTTGCCGCATTGTAGGTTCCATGGACGCGGGTGTTGTTGATGGGCCAGGATAGCATCCGGCATAGGTCGTCTATGTGAATCCACGGGAGTACCTGGCGGCCTGTGCCCAGTGCGGCACCCAGGCCCAGTTTTACAGGCTTGTACAACAACGGGAAAGCACCACCTTCTTTGCTCAGCACAACACCGATCCGGAAGATGGCGCTCCGGATGCCGAGGGAGGAAACCGTGGCGTGCGCTTCTTCCCATTGAACACAGCATTGTCCGAGAAACTTATCGGAAGGCGGATCGGTCTCCACGTGGTTGGCTTGCGGGTTTTCGGTAGGATAATAACCAACCGCTGATGCACCGATATACAGCGAAGGTTTGGAATCATTTGCCTTCAACGCTTCATATAAGGTAAGTGTGGCATTCACGCGGCTGTTGATCATCTCCTGTTGGTTGGCGTTGGTCCACCGGTTGTCAGATAAGCTTTTACCCGCAAGGTTAATGACCACATCGATGTTTGTTGTAGCATCCTGGTCAATGATGTGCCGATCCGGATCCCAGGCGAACATGCGCGTGAACGGCGGTATGGCTTTGGGTTGCCTGCTAAGCCCGAACACCTGATGCTCCGATGCATGCAATTGCACGGCAAGGTGCCTGCCGATCAGTCCGGTTCCGCCTGCGATCAGGATGTTCATGTGGATATCATATTGGACTTGATGGCCCGTTCTTCAATCGATACCTTTGAATGTATAAAGTTAAAAATACGTGTATTCATGAAAGCCATTTTAAAATACACCGGCCTTGTTGTATTGCTGCTGGGGAGTGTGTTGTTGTTTGCAGAAACCAACATGCACCGCGAAGACAACCTGGTGCTCGCCATCTGTTTCTTCCTGGTGGTGCTGTCGCTGTTCGCGTACGTATTTGGAAACCGTCGTACGTAAGGCGTTCCGGTTACGACTTCTTTTGCCGGATCTGTTGGGAGATCAGGTCCCATTGTTCTTTGGGAACCTCCGACATCACGTTGAACTGGCCGGCGCCTTTCAGCCATTCACCTCCGTCGATGGTCACCACTTCCCCCGTCATGTATGCTGAGAAATCAGATACCAGGTAAGAAGCAAGGTTGGCAAGTTCATGGTGTTCTCCCGCGCGTCCGAGCGGCACACGTCCTTCGGGATTGATGATCTGTTTCACGCTTTCCGGGAACAACCGCTCCCATGCACCTTTGGTAGGAAACGGTCCCGGAGCGATGGCATTCAACCGGATGTGGTAGGGTGCCCACTCCACAGCCAGTGAACGTGTAAGCGCCAGCACGCCGGCTTTTGCGCAGGCGGAAGGCACCACGTAGGCCGAGCCTGTCCACGCATATGTGGTAACAATATTCAGTACAACCGCATGCTGTTTGTCGGCGATCCATTTCTTGCCGAATGCAAGGGTGGTGTTGTAAGAACCTTTGAGTACGATGTCCACCACGGCGTCGAAGGCGCGGTTGGAAAGTTTTTCGGTCGGACTTATAAAGTTGCCGGCGGCATTGTTCACCAGTCCGGATACAGCGGGTCCGTTTGTGTTTGCCTGTTCCAGCATGGCTTCCACCTGGCTGTAGTCCCTGACATCACAAACGACGGGTTGTATTTTCGATGGGTAGATCTGATCAAGTGCTTCGGCCGTAGCTTCCAACACGTCCATTTTCCTGCTGGTGATCACCACATGCGCACCCAGGTGCAGGAAGGCTTCTGCCATTGATTTTCCCAGTCCGGTACCTCCTCCGGTAATTACGATCTTCTGACCGTTGAGACTGCCCTCGCGCAGCATCAGTTGGGAAACATCCATGTTATTCATGCTTGCGGGAGTCATTCACAGCTACGACTTCCTTCACTTGCGGAACGGCTTTTTTCATGGCTTCTTCGATACCGGCGCGCATGGTCATCGGGCTCATCGAACAACCGCAGCAGGCGCCCCACAGTTTCACCTTGACCACAAAATCTTCGGTGACTTCCTCGAGTGTAACATCACCGTCATCCGCCTGCAGGTAGGGCCGGATCAGCTCCAGTTCCTTCCTGATGATCTCGATCAGCTCGGTATGTTTGGGTGTGCTCATACACCTGTTTTCATCTGCACCTGTTCGGTGGGTGCCATGTTGGCGTTACGGATGGCCACTTCCTGTGCTACGCGTCCGGCCAGTTCGAGGAATGCCTGGGATTGGAAAGTATCTTCCTGCAATGCAGCCGGCCTCCCGGCTTCCGACGCTTCGCCGATGGATTGCACAAGCGGGATCTGTCCGAGGATGGGAAGGTCGAACTCACCGGCAAGCGTTTCTGCGCCGCCTTTTCCGAAAATGTGATAGATATGGTCTGGGAAATCGGCCGGGGAGAACCAGGCCATGTTTTCTACAAGACCGAGTACCGGTACGTTGATCTGTGGCATGCGGAACATCGCGATGCCTTTTCGTGCATCGGCCACGGCCAGTTTCTGGGGGGTGGTAACCACCACGGCGCCGGTCAGCGGAAGGGTTTGCACAAGGGTGAGGTGGATGTCGCCGGTTCCCGGAGGAAGGTCGATCAGGAGGTAGTCGAGTTCACCCCATGCCACGTCGCTGATCATTTGCTGCAGGGCTTTTGTGGCCATCGGTCCGCGCCAGGCTACTGCCTGGGAAGCTTCCGCGAAGAAGCCGATCGACATGAGTTTGACACCATAGTTCTGGACAGGTGCCATTTTCTTTTTACCGTTTTCTTCGGCCATGCCCGGGCGTTCGAATTGCACGTCGAACATGAGGGGGATGGACGGGCCGTATACATCGGCATCGATCAATCCTACCTTGGCGCCTTGCCGGGCCAGGGCCGCTGCCAGGTTGGCTGCAACCGTTGATTTGCCCACGCCGCCTTTGCCTGATGCAACGGCGATGATGTTGCGTATGCCTTCCAGCGCGGGTTTGCCTTGTGACTGGCCGGAGGTGACGTTCGAGGTCATGTTCACTTCCACCTCGGCTTCCGCATCTACGAAATGAATGATGGCATTCTCGCAGGCCCGTTGGATCATCTCTTTCATGGGGCATGCGGGTGTGGTGAGTACCACGCTGAACTTCACTTTCTTTCCGGAGATCTCCAGGTCGCGGATCATGCCCAGGGTCACCAGGTCTTTCTTGAGGTCGGGATCGTCTACGTTTCGCAGCGCATCCAGCACTGCATCTTTGTCAATGGCCATGGTAAATGTGTGATGCTTTCTCAGGAGTAAAGGTACTATTTATTAAGAATTGTTCTAAATAAGAAAGGGCGGGATGATTTGAAAATGTGTTGATGTGCCCATTTGAAAATGAGACATGGTGTGAATGATCCATGCAACTTGAGACTTGCGACTCGCGACTTATTCTATCCCCAGCTCCGTCACAGGGTCCCAGAACACCTTTTTAAAATCCAGGATCTGGTCGTCTTCCACGGTGATGCCCTCGTTCTCCAGAAGTTGTTGCATCACGGTGCCGCCGAAGTGCATCTTCCCGGTAAGCAGGCCCTGTCGGTTCACCACGCGGTGGGCGGGAACGGGTTCTTCGAGGTGGTGGCAATTGTTCATGGCCCATCCCACGATGCGAGCGGAGCGGCCACTGCCCAGGTAGCGGGCGATGGCGCCATAGGAGGTCACGCGTCCTTCGGGGATCAGGCGAACCACGGCGTATACGCGTTCAAAAAAATCGTCGGAATCTGAGGAGGTGGAGCGGGATGAAGGTGACTTCTTCATTTGGATTTCGGCGCCTTCACCTTCTCGCGCAACAGCTGGTTGATCTCTTTCAGGTAGGCATTTTCCTTGCGCAGGCTTTCCACTTCCTTCAACAGTTCGGGAATGTCTCCGGGAGCGGTTTGCGATGGCTTATAATCTTTCTTGCCGTCTTCCACGATGGCTGCGCCGGGTTTGCTGTAGTACTGAAAGAAGTCATAGCGCAACACTTCGGAGATCTTTTGCAGCAACGCGGTGTCAATGCTCTTGCGTTTGAAGATGCCATACACGTTCTGGGAAGTGGTGTTGATGCGGCGGGCAAATTCCGTTTTGCTCATGCCTGCGGTATCCAACTGTTTCCTGATGATCTGTCCGATGTGAATTCCCATGCGGCAATGGTCACAAAAAATTGTTTCATCACCTTCCGTTGAGAATCACAATTAATTTACACAAATGTAATTAATACTTACCTAAGTAAGAAAACCTAGTCGAGTGTGATTGTTTTATACATCCGGGTCCATCAATCATGGCTTGATGGTGTCTTGAATGTGTTGGGTTTGCTTCTTTTTCTTTTTCGGAGGAGGCGGCAAATCATCCGGCAACGAGAAGCGCAGGTAGTGGATGTTTTTTCCTTTTGCTAAAAAAAGCTGCTCATAATGTGTACGGATGGAACGCACCATGTCGGGGATCTCGTCCAGTGAACCGTGTACATCCTCGCATACGATTTCAGGCCGGATGCGGAGGTGTTCCAGTACTTCCATGGTGTATGCGAACAATTCGGCGCTGTCGGTTTTCAGGTGGATGCGACCGCCGGGCCGAAGGATCTTATGGTACCTGTGAAGGAAGGCGTGTCCGGTGAGCCGTTTCTTTTCCCTGCGGCTGGTGGGTTGCGGGTCGGGGAAGGTGATCCAGATGTCGCTTACCTCATCTTTGCCGAAGCATTGTTCGATGCGTTCGATGGGTGTGCGCAGGAAAGCCACGTTCCCGAGGTTTTCGTTCAGGGCCGTTTTGGCGCCACGCCAGATACGGGCCCCTTTGATGTCTACTCCGATGAAGTTGCAGTCGGGAAAGGCACGGCCCATCCCCAGGGTGTATTCCCCTTTTCCGCAACCGAGTTCAAGGGTGAGGGGTTGTTCGTTGTGGAAATGATCCCGGCTCCATTTGCCTTTCAGGAGGAATGTTGCCGCTTCTTCCGGGCGTCCCGGCTGGATCACATTCGGCAACGCGTCGTTCTCTGCATACCGGTACAATTTGCTTCTTCCCATGGCCGCAAATATAGGGGCTTTCGCCCGGATCGCCTACCTTTGGCACCGCCGCATATGTCGCAGCAACCCCGCATATTGGTCGCCCCGCTGGATTGGGGACTCGGTCATGCCACCCGGTGCATTCCGGTGGTTCATGGTTTCCTGCAAGCGGGTGCCGATGTGGTGCTGGCGGGCACAGGCGCCGGACTTGCCATTCTCCGGGAAGTGTTTCCGCACCTGACTGCCCTTGAAATTCCCGGTTATGATGTGCGCTATGCACAACGTACGCCGATGGCGCTGGCCATGGCCTGGCAAATGCCGCGGGTGATGCGTACCATCAAGGAAGAACACCATTGGCTGGATGAACAGGTATCCCGTTTCAACCTGGATGCGGTTGTTTCCGATAACCGCTACGGTTTGTGGAGTGACCGCATCCCATCTGTCTTCATCTCGCATCAGATCCACATCCAGGCGCCGGCATTTGCCGGTTCGTTGTATCGCTGGCAGCTGCGCATGATCCGGCATTTCCGGGAAATATGGGTACCGGACGATCCGGGTGAGAACAACCTCTCGGGTGATTTGTCACACGGGCAACCCCTGCCGGCGAATCTCCGCTATGTCGGGCCGCTGTCAAGGTTCAACGCACCCGATGTGAAGCCGCCGCGGAAAGGGGGCGGACTGGTGGTGTTGTCTGGCCCTGAACCCCAACGTACGATCCTGGAACATGTGCTTGCCCGTTGGTTGAAGGATCAACCGTCTCCTTATATGGTGGTTCGGGG encodes the following:
- a CDS encoding polyprenyl synthetase family protein encodes the protein MPDTSPISDWQKEIAIACEQYQPGVEPAGLYEPIRYILGLGGKRLRPVLVLAACDLMGGNPYDAIAPALGIELFHNFTLMHDDIMDQAPLRRNKATVHARWNINTAILSGDAMLVKAYQQFEACAPEVYGNVMKLFSKTALEVCEGQQLDMDFEAREDVALDEYMHMILMKTAVLLAASLKIGAYVADASERDADALYEFGLYNGLAFQLMDDWLDVFGDSGEVGKQVGGDILANKKTWFWLSVLKHGTEEQKALLKKWSAIHDQPDEKVAVIRDLFLSLSLDQMGLSEMKRYHQKAFQSLDSVSVPDERKEPMRSYFSALLSRTK
- the rfbA gene encoding glucose-1-phosphate thymidylyltransferase RfbA gives rise to the protein MKGIILAGGSGTRLHPLTKVISKQLMPVYDKPMVYYPLSTLMLAGIRDVLIISTPHDMPFFQQLLGDGSQWGCNFEYRVQEVPNGLAQAFVIGADFVGNDPAALILGDNIFYGAGMSKKLQAMQHPDGGIVFAYHVSDPERYGVVEFDANGVAVSIEEKPAKPKSSYAVPGLYFYDNRVVDIAKNLKPSARGEYEITDVNKQYLADGKLQVAVLDRGTAWLDTGTFDSLMQAGQYVQVIEKRQGLKIGCVEEVAWRMKYINDDALVQLAEPLTKSGYGTYLMKLLNA
- a CDS encoding MMPL family transporter produces the protein MWAYLSTFILRNRLAVLLSIGVITVFMGYKATSVQLSYEFASLLPKDDTTSIEYQRFKDLFGEDGNVLVIGVQNDHMYDLANYQAWYDLGETLRETDGIEEVVSISRLYTITKNEEKKKFEFKPLVAHRPETQAEVDSIKEAIHNLPFYEDILYRKNGATLMAITLDRNQLNSKSRITLVDNIVKHAQAFENNRNIKVHYSGLPFIRTAITAKVKKELNLFLFLAIGVTATILFLFFRSIMPVVFSMLVVIIGVVWSFGTIGLLGYKITILTGLIPPLIIVIGIPNCIFLLNTYHREYKKHGNQITGLSRVIRKIGSAILMTNVTTACGFATFSITESSVLKEFGIVASTNIMMIFLLSLLMIPTIFSYLKPPEEKHTKHLDNRRVKTFVERLILLISKRRAFVYGFTFSLLVVVVIGITKMHTTGNIVDDLPKDDPVYVDLKFFEEHFSGVMPFEVYIDTGKKKGVMQLNKMKKIEQLQKLIASYPEFSRPLSVVDVVKFSKQAYYNGNPKMFALPTGDSEMSFIAKYAPKDSAGSNPLKSFIDSTRQITRVSAQMADIGTTQIKRIRDDIRPKIDSIFDPSKYKVVLTGTSIVFLKGTDYLVNSLFVSVTLAVLLISFFMALLFRSFRMVLISLVPNMIPLLLTAALMGYLDIAIKPSTVLVFSIAFGISVDDTIHFLAKYRQELKIYDGNIKQSVLAALRDVGVSMMYTSIILFFGFGIFAASKFGGTMALGVLIAITLLIAMFSNLILLPSLLLSLDKAITSKAFREEPFIEIYDEEEDIDLNELTIHRFSGEQETSREARAGES